CGGTCGAGCGCGGGCCCCTCCAGCGCGCGTGCGACCTGCTGGGGGACGCCGTGCGCGGGATCGGCCAGATCGCCGGCGGCCAGCGCGATCCGGGCGTGGATCACGGCGTGCCGATGGGCACCCGATGCCGCGGCCGCCGGCATGGATTCGCGGCTCAGGACTGTCAGCGCGTGGCACGCGGCGGTCAACTCGTCCTGTATCTCGGGCCGCGGGTGCGGGCCGGTCCGGAGCAGGCTGATGTACCAGTGCAGGCGGTTGACGGCGAGGTGGTACGCGAGGCCGGTGCGCCGCGTGTCGAAACCCTCCCCGACGATCCGGGCCTGCCGCCAGGCGGTGATCGCGGACCGCAGGGGCGCGCGCGGGTACCGGTCGACCGGCATCCCCGACACCCCCCTGACGCGCCACTCCGCGCACTTGCTGCGACTGACTGTTACCCCAGCGTAACGGGGGTGGCGACACGCCGTGGAGGAGTAGCCGAAATTCCCCCGGCGGCCCGCCCTGCCGCCGCCGTCGGCCTTCCTCGTGCCGGCCGCTTGTTGCGTGGAACACTTTTGCAAGCGGGTGCTTGCAATAGTTAGCAAGAGTGGGCACCCTGGAGTCATGGCATCACTCAACGTCGGCAATCTCGGTGGGTATCTGCGCGAGCAGCGGCGCAACGCGCAGCTGTCGTTGCGGCAGCTCTCCGAGGCGGCCGGGGTGTCCAATCCGTATCTCAGCCAGATCGAACGCGGTCTGCGCAAGCCGAGCGCGGACATCCTGCAGCAGCTCGCCAAGGCGCTGCGGATCTCCGCCGAGACGCTGTACGTGCAGGCCGGGATGCTCGACGAGCGGGAGCGCGAGGAGCTGGAGACGCGTGCCGTCATCCTCGCCGATCCCTCGATCAACGAGCGGCAGAAGCAGGTGCTCCTCCAGATCTACGAGTCCTTCCGCAAGGAGAACGGGCTCGGCACGGAGACCGCCGAGAGTACGGAAGCGACGGCGACCGCGGGACCGGCCGGTAAGGGCGCCGGAACCGGTAGCGGGGACGCCGGCGGGGACACGCCCGGTACGGCCGGCGGTGCCGTCAACCCACCCTCACACTGATCCGGAGGACCACAGTCATGGCCATCGCCGATGACCTGCGCAAGACGTTCAGCGACCCGACCCCCCTCTACTTCGCGGCCGGTACGGCGGATCTCGCCGTCGAGCAGGCCAAGAAGGTTCCCGGGCTGATCGAGCAGCTGCGCGCGGAGGCGCCGGGCCGTATCGACGCGGTGCGGAACGCCGACCCCAAGCTCGTCCAGGACAAGGTCGCCTCGCAGGCCAGGGAGGCGCAGACGACCGTTCAGTCCAAGGTCACCGAGGTGCTCGGGTCGCTCGACACCGACCTGAAGAAGCTGGGCGAGAGCGCTCAGGACCTGGCGCTGCGGAGCGTGGGCGTGGCCGCGGAGTACGCGGTCAGGGCCCGTGAGACGTACGAGAAGGTCGCCGAGCGCGGCGAGCAGTCCGTACGGAACTGGCGCGGCGACGCCGCGGACGAGATGACGGAGATCGCCATCGCCGTCGAGCCCGGCACCAAGCAGGCGACCAGGCCGGCCCCGGCGAAGCCCGCCCAGGCCAAGCCCGCGACCGCCAGGACCGCCCCCGCCAAGTCCGCGCCCGCCAAGCCCGCGGTCAAGAGCGAGACGAAGGCGGCGAAGCCGGAGGCCAAGGCCACCGGGGCGAAGCCCGCCGCCAGGAAGGCGCCCGCCGCCCGCAAGCCGGCCGCCGCCAAGAAGGCCACGCCGCCCGCGGGCAAGTGACAGCGATATCGACGGACCGGGCACCCCACGGGTGTCCGGTCCGTTGTACGGGTACCTTGACGGCACATGATTCGGACAGAAACAGGCGGTGGGCAACGTGTTGATGGCCGGCTTCGACGGGCTCGTGGCCATGTTGAGCATTCCGCTGACCGTGTTCGCCTGCTTCGCGCTGGTCGACGCGTTCATCCGGCGTGAGGACGCCTTCCGCGCGGCGGACAAGCAGACCAAGCCGTTCTGGCTGATCATTCTGGGAATCTCGCTCGTGGTGAGCCTGATCTTCCCGCTTCTCTCCTTCCTGCCGATCATCGGGCTCATCGCGGTCATCGTGTACTTCGTCGATGTGCGCCCCGCGATCAGGCAGGCCGGTGGTGGCGGCGGTGGCGGACGCCGGAGCGGCGGCTCCAGCAGCGACGGTCCCTACGGGCCGTACAACGGCGGCCGGTGAGCCGGGGGCGGTGACCCCGCCGCCGTTCAGGCGGGCGAGTGGCCGGCGGTCACCCGGCCGCGGTCCAGCAGCAGTACGGCCACGTCGTCCGTCAGCTCGCCGCCGTTCAGCTCCCGCACCTGCGCCACCGCGGCCTCCAGCAGCTCCTCGCCGCTCAGGCCGCGCGCCAGCTGTTCGGTGATCATCTCGACCATGCCGTCCTGGCCCAGCCGCTGCTTCGTGCCCGCTCCGACGCGGCCCTCGATCAGCCCGTCCGTGTACATCATCAGGCTCCACGCCTCACCCAGCTGGACCTCGCGGCGCGGCCAGCGGGCGCGCGGGAGCAGTCCGAGCGCGGGTCCGCCCCCGTCGTACGGAAGCAGCTCGGGCGCCCGGCCGGCGCGGACGACCAACGGCGACGGGTGTCCGGCCAGACAGAGTCCGGCCCGCCGGCCGTCGGGCGCGATGTCGACCGTGCAGAGCGTCGCGAAGATCTCCTCGCTCTCCCGCTCGTGCTCCAGCACCTTCTGGAGCGTCGAGAGCAGGATGTCCCCGCTGAGCCCGGCGAAGGTCAGCGCCCGCCAGGCGATACGCAGCTCCACCCCCAGCGCGGCCTCGTCCGGGCCGTGGCCGCAGACGTCGCCGATCATCACGTGGACCGTGCCGTCGGGCGTACGGACCGTGTCGTAGAAATCGCCGCCGAGCAGGGCGCGGGAGCGGCCGGGCCGGTATCGGGACGCGAACCGCAGCTTCGACCCCTGGAGGAGGGGCGTGGGCAGCAGGCCGCGCTCCAGCCGGGCGTTCTCCTGCGCCCGCAGCCGGGACTCGGTGAGCTGGCGCTGCGCGACGTCCGCGCGCTTGCGTTCGACGGCGTAGCGGATGGCGCGGCTCAGCAGCCGGCTGTCCAGCTCGTCGCGGAAGAGGTAGTCCTGCGCGCCCACCCGCACGGCTGCGGCGGCGCGCTCGCTGTCACCCTCGGCGGCCAGCGCGAGTACGGCGTGGCGGGGTGCGAGCCGCAGTACGTGCTTGAGCGGCGCGAGTCCGTCGAGGTCGCCGTCGTCGCGGCCCGACAGGGCGAGGTCCACGAGGACGCAGTGGATGTCGTCGGTGAGCAGCCGCTCGGCCTCGGTGAGGTTGCGCGCGGTGCGGATACGGACCCGGGTGCCGGCCGCGTCGGGGAGTTCCGGTGCGCTGAAGGTGCCCGCGGGGTCGTCCTCGATGACGAGCAGCGTGAGGTCGCCGCCGCCGGATGTCTCCCGGGCGGGCGCACTCTCGACTGTCGAGCCCGTGCGCTGACGCGGCACGGGTACAGGTACGGCCATGGGTCTTCTGAGTCCTTCCCTCCCCCCGAGGGCGCGGTGCGGCGACGATCGACGCCCCACCGACCGGGACCTTAGCGGTAGCCGACGTACGAAAGGAATGGCGTAAGGAATGCCGCGCGGAGAGGAACCCGCGCCATATGCCGCTTCCCGCCACGCATCCGGCGCGATCGGGGCGCCGGGGCGGTTCGAAACGGCCATGACAAACATCACGTGGGAGCAGAGCCGCGTGGGACGCACGGGGCGATCGCGTCAGAAAGAGGGCAATAGGAGGCGGAGCCGGGTGGAGGGGGCGACCCGGCGCCGTCCCGCCGGTCCCTACTTGTCCGGCCTGACGACCCCGAGGATCACCATCGAGCCCGCCCCGGTCAGCGTCACGTGCCGGCCCGGCCGCGGCGCGTGGACGATCGAGCCGTCGCCCACGTACATGCCCACATGGCTCGCGTCGTCGTGGTAGATGACCAGGTCACCGGGCCGCATCTGCGCCAGGGGGACCCGGGGGAGCAGCCGCCACTGTTCCTGCGAGGTGCGCGGAATCACCGTGCCGGCCGCCGACCACGCCTCGGAGGTCAGCCCCGAGCAGTCGAACGACGACGGGCCCTCGGCGCCCCACACGTACGGCTTGCCGACCTGCGCCATCGCGTACTCGATCGCCTTCTTGCCCTGCGCGCTCGCCTCGCCGTTGATGTCCTTGAGCGCACCCGAACTCAGCCAGGCCGCCTGCGCCTTGGCCGCGTCCTCCTGCTCCAGCATCAGCAGCCGGTCGCGCTCCTCCTTCTCCAGCCCCGCCTCTATCTTCTTGGCGGCCTTGATCTGCCGCTGGATCTCCTTCTTCGCCTCCGCCTGCTTGACCCGGCTCGCTTCGAGCTTGGTCCACTCGGCGCCGGCCTTCTTCGTGTACGCCGTCAGGTCGTCCTGCGCCTCGGTCATCCGGCCGAGGAGGTCCCTGGTCGCCTTCTGGCCCCGCTCGACCCTGCCCGCCCCGTCCAGGAAGAGCTGCGGGTCGTCGGTGAGCATCAGCTGGGCCTCGGGCGGCAGTCCGCCCGCGCGGTACTGGGCGCGGGCCGCGGCGCCCGCCTGGCTCTTGAGCCTGTCGATCCGGACCTGGCCGTTGACGATCTCGCTGGCCAGCCTGACCAGTTCGGCCGACTGGTTGTCGGCGCGCTCCTCGGCGAGGTTGTACGCGTCGGTGGCCGAGGTCGCCCTGCCGTACAGCCCGTCGATCTTCCTGCGCACCGCTTGGAGCTTCGAGTCGTCCGCGGCGGGGGACTTGCCGTCCGCTCCGGGCGGCAGGGACCTGTCGAAGGGCCGGGGCGCGACGGGCGGGTCGCTCGGCGCGGCGGGGGACGCCGGGGATGCCGGGGACATGGGGGAGGCGGGAGACGCTGGGGACGCGTACGCCTGGTTCAGCAACGCCGGTGACGTGAGCACCGACAGAGCGCAGACGACCGTGATCGCGACTCTGACGCAGCGGCGTCGGTTCACAAGCTCCCCCTCGGACAGTCGTCTCGGCGACTGCTCTGCCGACTCTCGAAACTCTCTGAACGTGTAAGGCCGAATACATCTGACTTACTGTCAGTAACTGTTCCCCGCCGACGCGATCGTGCCATGCCGGCCTCCGGAACGACAGGGGGCGTTACGACCCGGCGGTCGCGTCTACCCCTCAGGGACGAACGGCCCGCCGCTCATGTTCCCTTGGGCGCGTCCCTTTCGCCCGAGCCCGGCGCCAGCGCCGCCCACTCCACCGTCACCTCCCCCTGCCGCCATCTGCTCACGCCGCCGCCCGCCGCGGGGCCGGCCAGTGGCCAGTCCGCCGACAGATCCCGTACGGCCCTGATCCACCGCTGCCGCGCGCCCAGCGAGGCGTACGGGGCGGCAGCCGCCCACGCCCGGTCGAAGTCACGCAGGAACGCGTGCACCGGTTCGCCCGGCACATTGCGGTGGATCAGTGCCTTCGGCAGCCGCTCGGCGAGATCCGACGGACGGTCCAGCGAGCCGAGCCGGGTCGCGAAGGTGACCGTGCGGGGCCCCTCCGTTCCGAGGGCGACCCAGACATGGCGCCGCCCGATCTCGTCGCACGTCCCCTCGACCAGCAGCCCGCCGGGCGCGAGGCGTGCGCGGAGCCGGTCCCAGACGGCCGGGACCTCGCTCTCCTCGTACTGCCGCAGGACGTTCGCCGCCCGGATCAGCAGCGGCCGGCGGCCGTCCGGCAGCGGGGTCTCGAAGCCGCCGTGCACAAAGCTGAGCCCGTCCTCCTCGTACGGAAGCGCCGCCGCGACCCGCGCGGGCTCGATCTCGACGCCCACGACCTCCGTGCGCGGCTCGGCGGCCCGCAGCCGTCTCAGCAGCTCGACGGCGGTCCAGGGCGCGGCGCCGTAACCGAGGTCGACGGCGACGGGATCGGCCGAGCGGCGCAGCGCGGGGCCGTGTACGGCGGCGATCCAGCGGTCCATGCGGCGCAGCCGGTT
This window of the Streptomyces niveus genome carries:
- a CDS encoding class I SAM-dependent methyltransferase; the protein is MPARPPSPPRRPVGTVTRGTTNPNRLRRMDRWIAAVHGPALRRSADPVAVDLGYGAAPWTAVELLRRLRAAEPRTEVVGVEIEPARVAAALPYEEDGLSFVHGGFETPLPDGRRPLLIRAANVLRQYEESEVPAVWDRLRARLAPGGLLVEGTCDEIGRRHVWVALGTEGPRTVTFATRLGSLDRPSDLAERLPKALIHRNVPGEPVHAFLRDFDRAWAAAAPYASLGARQRWIRAVRDLSADWPLAGPAAGGGVSRWRQGEVTVEWAALAPGSGERDAPKGT
- a CDS encoding helix-turn-helix domain-containing protein: MASLNVGNLGGYLREQRRNAQLSLRQLSEAAGVSNPYLSQIERGLRKPSADILQQLAKALRISAETLYVQAGMLDEREREELETRAVILADPSINERQKQVLLQIYESFRKENGLGTETAESTEATATAGPAGKGAGTGSGDAGGDTPGTAGGAVNPPSH
- a CDS encoding DUF2516 family protein, producing the protein MLMAGFDGLVAMLSIPLTVFACFALVDAFIRREDAFRAADKQTKPFWLIILGISLVVSLIFPLLSFLPIIGLIAVIVYFVDVRPAIRQAGGGGGGGRRSGGSSSDGPYGPYNGGR
- a CDS encoding C40 family peptidase; translation: MNRRRCVRVAITVVCALSVLTSPALLNQAYASPASPASPMSPASPASPAAPSDPPVAPRPFDRSLPPGADGKSPAADDSKLQAVRRKIDGLYGRATSATDAYNLAEERADNQSAELVRLASEIVNGQVRIDRLKSQAGAAARAQYRAGGLPPEAQLMLTDDPQLFLDGAGRVERGQKATRDLLGRMTEAQDDLTAYTKKAGAEWTKLEASRVKQAEAKKEIQRQIKAAKKIEAGLEKEERDRLLMLEQEDAAKAQAAWLSSGALKDINGEASAQGKKAIEYAMAQVGKPYVWGAEGPSSFDCSGLTSEAWSAAGTVIPRTSQEQWRLLPRVPLAQMRPGDLVIYHDDASHVGMYVGDGSIVHAPRPGRHVTLTGAGSMVILGVVRPDK
- a CDS encoding PP2C family protein-serine/threonine phosphatase, whose product is MAVPVPVPRQRTGSTVESAPARETSGGGDLTLLVIEDDPAGTFSAPELPDAAGTRVRIRTARNLTEAERLLTDDIHCVLVDLALSGRDDGDLDGLAPLKHVLRLAPRHAVLALAAEGDSERAAAAVRVGAQDYLFRDELDSRLLSRAIRYAVERKRADVAQRQLTESRLRAQENARLERGLLPTPLLQGSKLRFASRYRPGRSRALLGGDFYDTVRTPDGTVHVMIGDVCGHGPDEAALGVELRIAWRALTFAGLSGDILLSTLQKVLEHERESEEIFATLCTVDIAPDGRRAGLCLAGHPSPLVVRAGRAPELLPYDGGGPALGLLPRARWPRREVQLGEAWSLMMYTDGLIEGRVGAGTKQRLGQDGMVEMITEQLARGLSGEELLEAAVAQVRELNGGELTDDVAVLLLDRGRVTAGHSPA